From the Oceanicaulis alexandrii DSM 11625 genome, one window contains:
- a CDS encoding efflux RND transporter permease subunit: MATLFFRLPRLTLLAIFLTLAAGLAALGVMGRQEDPSLTERFGVVVASFPGADAERMEALIVEPIEAALMELVELDEVDSTIRSNIALIGVDVREDLSPAMVEQAWTKVRDQVSAVEASLPDGVLPLRVERQYMGAATLVVSLSWPEDSDAGLGVLSRLAEDLADRIRSVPGTDETDIFGAPEEEVRVTLDPEAAAALGVTAADIAGVLARSDSKAPAGRMAGPALDVNVDVAGAFETLDRVRDVPVAQGEQGFLRLSDIASVERTLRTPNASESYFNGRRTILVAGYLEPELQVDAWDARAQAVVAEFAAANPGVEVEILMAQSEYVVDRLSGLARNLGFSALIVFVVLFFMMGWRSAFIVGSALPLTVLLVMVLINFYGEPLHQMSVTGLVVALGLLIDNAIVVVDDYRLLRARGMERLDAVDKAVKTLFGPLLASTLTTIFAFGPIALMPGTAGEFISMIGISVIFAVAASFVLAFTVILAMAAWFDDGRAGEENAPFWRDGLRARPLSRMYRGVLDAVIAQPWLGVALGLVFPIAGFAAASTLPGQFFPPTERDMFQVRLVLPPASSIDLTRDRVMEATDLILSYDGVEDVVWVLGEASPRVYYNMFGSEEGRPNFAQGFVRATDARTSRRVVQALQAQVREQFPNDQFLALPFEQGPPAPAPIVIGVIGPDLAVLDQLGDDIRRILGSTPGVTYTQAELALGEPIVRLNVDEAAASLFGVRLGDVADRVRADIDGVVGGSVLEGVEELPVRVVAPQDRRASASFISAVPVPTADGSGRATPVGALGEVSLEPETSVITRTDGERVNEIYGYLSPYVLPASTLADFQQRYEAQGRPLPPGYRLVLGGEAENQGEAMANLMSTAIPLLILMVAAVVLAFNSFRYAGVIFCVGFLSVGLAMFGVWMFGTPLGFNAIVGSLGLVGLAINGSIVVLSALKANTKARQGDADAVRETVVDATRHIIATTLTTIGGFAPLLIQGDAFWLPFAAAVAGGVAGSALLALIFAPAAFVLLSRFEARPDLPAVNTLEPVS; encoded by the coding sequence ATGGCCACCTTGTTCTTCCGGTTGCCGCGACTGACCTTGCTGGCGATTTTCCTCACACTCGCAGCTGGTCTTGCCGCTCTGGGCGTGATGGGGCGCCAGGAAGACCCGTCGCTCACTGAACGCTTCGGCGTCGTGGTCGCAAGCTTTCCCGGCGCCGACGCCGAGCGCATGGAGGCGCTGATCGTCGAGCCGATAGAAGCGGCGCTGATGGAGCTCGTGGAACTGGATGAAGTGGATTCCACGATCCGCTCAAATATCGCCCTGATCGGCGTGGATGTGCGAGAAGACCTCAGCCCCGCCATGGTGGAGCAAGCCTGGACGAAAGTGCGTGATCAGGTCTCCGCCGTAGAAGCCAGCCTGCCTGACGGCGTCCTGCCCCTTCGGGTGGAGCGCCAGTATATGGGCGCCGCGACGCTGGTGGTGTCGCTGAGCTGGCCCGAGGACTCTGACGCCGGTCTCGGTGTCTTGTCCCGATTGGCGGAAGACTTGGCGGATCGTATCCGCAGCGTGCCGGGCACCGATGAAACCGACATCTTTGGCGCCCCCGAAGAAGAAGTGCGCGTGACGCTGGACCCTGAAGCCGCGGCGGCGCTGGGGGTCACGGCGGCTGACATCGCCGGGGTGCTCGCGCGATCGGATTCCAAGGCGCCGGCAGGCCGTATGGCGGGGCCGGCGCTGGACGTGAATGTGGATGTCGCCGGCGCCTTCGAAACGCTCGACCGGGTGCGGGACGTTCCTGTGGCGCAAGGCGAGCAAGGCTTTTTGCGCCTGTCCGACATCGCCAGCGTAGAGCGCACCCTGCGCACCCCCAACGCCAGTGAAAGCTATTTCAACGGGCGGCGAACGATCCTCGTCGCTGGCTATCTGGAGCCCGAGCTCCAGGTGGACGCCTGGGATGCGCGCGCACAGGCGGTTGTGGCCGAGTTCGCCGCCGCCAATCCCGGCGTCGAGGTCGAGATCCTGATGGCCCAGTCCGAATATGTGGTGGACCGGCTGTCCGGGCTGGCGCGCAATCTGGGCTTTTCGGCGTTGATCGTGTTCGTCGTCTTGTTCTTCATGATGGGCTGGCGCAGCGCCTTCATCGTCGGGTCCGCCCTGCCGCTCACCGTGCTGCTGGTGATGGTGCTGATCAATTTCTACGGCGAGCCTTTGCACCAGATGTCGGTGACGGGGCTGGTCGTCGCGCTGGGATTGTTGATCGATAACGCCATTGTGGTGGTGGATGATTATCGCCTGCTGCGTGCTCGCGGGATGGAGCGACTGGACGCCGTGGACAAGGCGGTCAAGACTCTGTTCGGGCCGCTTCTGGCGTCGACGCTGACGACCATTTTCGCGTTCGGTCCCATCGCCTTGATGCCGGGGACAGCGGGCGAGTTCATCTCCATGATCGGCATTTCGGTGATATTCGCCGTGGCCGCCAGCTTCGTTCTGGCTTTCACGGTCATTCTGGCTATGGCCGCCTGGTTTGACGATGGCCGCGCCGGAGAAGAGAACGCGCCGTTCTGGCGCGATGGCCTGCGCGCCCGCCCGTTGTCCAGAATGTATCGCGGCGTTCTGGACGCGGTGATCGCGCAGCCTTGGCTTGGCGTGGCTCTGGGGCTCGTCTTTCCCATCGCCGGATTCGCCGCCGCCAGCACTTTGCCGGGGCAGTTTTTCCCGCCGACCGAACGCGACATGTTCCAGGTGCGGCTGGTGCTGCCGCCCGCCAGTTCGATCGACCTCACCCGCGACCGGGTGATGGAGGCGACCGATCTCATCCTGTCTTATGACGGGGTGGAAGATGTGGTCTGGGTGCTCGGCGAAGCCAGCCCGCGTGTTTACTACAACATGTTCGGATCCGAGGAGGGGCGACCGAACTTCGCCCAGGGCTTTGTCCGCGCGACCGACGCCCGGACCTCGCGCCGCGTGGTGCAGGCGCTTCAGGCTCAGGTCCGCGAGCAGTTTCCCAATGACCAATTCCTCGCCTTGCCGTTTGAGCAAGGACCGCCCGCGCCGGCGCCGATCGTCATCGGCGTCATTGGCCCGGATCTGGCGGTGCTCGATCAGCTGGGCGATGACATCCGGCGCATTCTGGGCTCGACGCCGGGCGTGACCTACACCCAGGCGGAGCTGGCGCTGGGCGAGCCCATCGTGCGCCTGAATGTTGATGAAGCGGCCGCCAGCCTGTTCGGCGTTCGGCTGGGCGATGTGGCGGACCGGGTCCGGGCCGATATTGACGGCGTGGTCGGGGGATCGGTGCTGGAGGGCGTTGAAGAATTGCCCGTTCGGGTCGTCGCCCCGCAAGACCGGCGCGCTTCTGCGTCTTTCATCTCCGCTGTTCCTGTGCCGACCGCAGACGGGTCCGGCCGCGCGACCCCTGTGGGCGCGCTCGGCGAGGTGTCTCTTGAGCCTGAGACGTCTGTGATCACGCGCACGGATGGAGAGCGTGTGAATGAGATCTACGGCTATCTCTCTCCCTATGTGCTGCCTGCGTCCACGCTCGCGGACTTCCAGCAGCGTTATGAGGCGCAAGGTCGGCCTTTGCCGCCGGGATACCGGCTTGTTCTGGGCGGTGAAGCGGAAAACCAGGGCGAGGCGATGGCGAATCTCATGTCCACCGCCATTCCCTTGCTGATCCTGATGGTCGCTGCGGTGGTTCTGGCGTTCAACTCCTTCCGCTATGCGGGCGTGATCTTCTGCGTCGGTTTCCTGTCCGTGGGGCTCGCCATGTTCGGCGTGTGGATGTTCGGAACGCCGCTGGGCTTTAACGCCATTGTCGGGTCTTTGGGGTTGGTGGGGCTGGCGATCAACGGCTCCATCGTGGTGCTCTCGGCTTTGAAGGCCAACACCAAGGCCCGCCAGGGAGATGCTGACGCCGTGCGTGAGACCGTGGTGGACGCCACCCGGCACATCATCGCCACGACGCTGACCACGATCGGCGGGTTCGCGCCCTTGCTGATCCAGGGCGACGCTTTCTGGCTGCCGTTTGCGGCGGCCGTCGCTGGCGGCGTCGCGGGGTCTGCGCTGCTGGCCCTGATCTTCGCGCCGGCGGCGTTTGTGCTGCTGTCGAGATTTGAAGCCCGGCCAGACCTGCCCGCCGTCAATACGCTGGAGCCTGTGTCATGA
- a CDS encoding NUDIX domain-containing protein, whose protein sequence is MTERKRGPWTILKERLGYENPWMRVREFDVLRPDGAPGLYGVVEPSNAAIGVLPVFANGDTVLVGQYRFALDAYSWELPEGGGAVGADPLGAAKRELAEETGLSASHWCELIEFDVSNSITNERAHSFIAWGLEAGEPDREGSEADMQMRRLPLREALSMATSGAIRDGFTLIMLMTAFEKARLGALDPALSRSILSGLEKA, encoded by the coding sequence ATGACGGAGCGCAAGCGCGGCCCCTGGACGATCCTCAAAGAACGTCTGGGCTATGAGAATCCCTGGATGCGGGTGCGAGAGTTTGACGTGCTGCGTCCTGACGGAGCGCCGGGGCTTTATGGCGTTGTGGAGCCGAGCAACGCCGCCATCGGCGTGCTGCCCGTGTTTGCGAATGGCGATACCGTGTTGGTGGGGCAGTATCGTTTCGCGCTGGACGCCTATTCCTGGGAATTGCCCGAGGGCGGCGGCGCAGTGGGCGCCGATCCGCTCGGCGCTGCAAAACGGGAGCTGGCGGAAGAGACGGGCCTGAGCGCGTCTCACTGGTGCGAGCTGATTGAGTTTGATGTGTCAAATTCGATCACCAATGAGCGCGCCCACAGCTTTATCGCCTGGGGGCTTGAAGCGGGAGAGCCGGACCGTGAGGGCAGCGAGGCGGACATGCAGATGCGGCGTCTGCCCTTGCGCGAGGCGCTGTCCATGGCCACTTCTGGCGCTATTCGGGACGGGTTCACTCTGATCATGCTGATGACTGCGTTTGAAAAGGCCCGTCTTGGCGCACTTGACCCCGCCCTTTCCCGGTCCATCCTGTCCGGGCTTGAGAAAGCCTGA
- the cysE gene encoding serine O-acetyltransferase, whose protein sequence is MTIAQTQTFAETPLAGSVWNRLRLEAASAAAEEPMLASFLNAAILRHDGLTEALAHRVAAKMSDSQLDALQVHDVAKAALEAEHDLVEQAAADMLAVDERDPACRSLLQPFLYFKGFHSLLCYRISHRLWREGRDTLAFHMQSRMSERFGVDVHPAAQLGRGIMIDHATSVVIGETAVVGDNVSILHEVTLGGTGADSGDRHPKIGNGVLIGAGAKVLGNIAVGAEARIAAGSVVLSDVPSRCTVAGVPAKPVGGRCAEPSRTMDQTFPANGDDS, encoded by the coding sequence ATGACCATCGCGCAAACCCAGACTTTCGCGGAGACGCCGCTGGCCGGCTCTGTCTGGAACCGGCTGCGTCTGGAAGCCGCTTCGGCGGCGGCGGAAGAACCGATGCTGGCGAGTTTCCTGAACGCGGCGATCCTGCGTCATGACGGCCTGACCGAAGCGCTGGCGCACCGGGTTGCTGCCAAGATGAGCGATTCCCAGCTCGACGCCCTGCAGGTCCATGATGTGGCCAAGGCGGCGCTGGAAGCCGAGCATGATCTGGTCGAGCAGGCCGCCGCTGATATGCTGGCCGTGGATGAGCGCGATCCGGCCTGCCGGTCGCTCCTGCAGCCTTTCTTGTATTTCAAGGGCTTCCACTCCCTTCTGTGTTATCGCATCAGCCACCGCCTCTGGCGGGAAGGCCGCGACACGCTGGCGTTTCATATGCAAAGCCGGATGTCGGAGCGCTTTGGCGTCGACGTGCACCCCGCCGCCCAGCTGGGACGCGGCATCATGATCGACCACGCCACCTCGGTGGTGATCGGCGAGACGGCGGTGGTGGGCGACAATGTCTCGATCCTGCACGAAGTCACCCTGGGCGGCACGGGCGCGGATAGCGGCGACCGTCACCCCAAGATCGGCAATGGCGTGCTGATCGGCGCCGGCGCCAAGGTGCTGGGCAATATCGCCGTCGGCGCGGAAGCGCGGATTGCAGCCGGATCGGTCGTATTGTCTGACGTGCCGTCGCGCTGCACCGTGGCGGGCGTTCCCGCCAAGCCTGTGGGCGGGCGGTGCGCAGAGCCGTCGCGCACGATGGACCAGACCTTCCCCGCCAACGGCGACGACAGCTAG
- a CDS encoding DUF3126 family protein, giving the protein MSAPVFTAAEAKKVETFLRSKLNPKLAVRLRQRADECAEIYIESELLGVVSKNVEEGETSYSFEIVILDIDLEGI; this is encoded by the coding sequence GTGTCCGCGCCCGTTTTTACCGCTGCTGAAGCGAAAAAAGTCGAAACCTTTCTGCGCAGCAAGCTGAACCCGAAACTGGCGGTCCGCCTGCGCCAGCGCGCGGACGAATGCGCGGAAATCTACATCGAATCCGAATTGCTCGGCGTCGTGTCCAAGAATGTCGAAGAGGGCGAAACCTCTTACTCCTTCGAGATCGTCATCCTCGACATCGACCTTGAAGGTATCTGA
- a CDS encoding ATP-binding cassette domain-containing protein: MILSVDQLEKTYRGGVKAVRDVSFDVDAGELVALVGESGCGKTTTLKCINRLLEPSAGRVFVEDEDAAGLDPVNLRRRIGWVMQGDGLFPHMSVGDNVAVTLRLLDWAPQKISHRVDDVLELVRLDPALFRDRRPGTLSGGQRQRVGVARALAAGSNLVLMDEPFGALDPITRDALRRDFIALQRRMGFAAVMVTHDMAEALLMADRIAVMHDGEIVQSGRPRTLLNAPGHAIVRTMLESPLHEADAVQALKAEAERDDV, encoded by the coding sequence GTGATCCTGAGCGTCGACCAGCTTGAAAAAACCTATCGCGGCGGCGTGAAAGCCGTCCGCGATGTCAGCTTCGACGTGGATGCGGGAGAGCTGGTGGCCCTGGTCGGCGAGTCCGGCTGCGGCAAGACCACAACGCTTAAATGCATCAACCGCCTGCTGGAGCCGAGCGCCGGTCGGGTCTTCGTTGAAGACGAAGATGCGGCCGGGCTTGATCCTGTAAACTTGCGGCGCCGGATCGGCTGGGTGATGCAGGGCGACGGCTTGTTTCCCCATATGAGCGTTGGCGACAATGTCGCCGTCACCCTCAGGCTGCTCGACTGGGCGCCGCAGAAAATCTCACACAGAGTGGATGACGTGCTGGAGCTGGTTCGGCTGGACCCGGCGCTTTTCCGCGATCGGCGTCCCGGCACGCTGTCGGGCGGTCAACGCCAGCGAGTCGGCGTCGCGCGCGCGCTGGCGGCGGGCTCAAACCTCGTCTTGATGGACGAACCCTTCGGCGCTCTGGACCCCATTACGCGCGACGCCTTGCGTCGTGACTTCATCGCCTTGCAGCGGCGGATGGGGTTTGCAGCGGTCATGGTGACCCATGACATGGCCGAAGCGCTGTTGATGGCGGACAGGATCGCGGTCATGCATGACGGTGAGATCGTCCAGTCCGGCAGGCCCCGGACGCTGCTGAACGCGCCTGGCCACGCCATTGTCAGGACCATGCTGGAAAGCCCGCTTCATGAAGCGGACGCCGTACAGGCCCTGAAGGCCGAGGCGGAGCGTGACGATGTTTGA
- a CDS encoding ABC transporter permease/substrate-binding protein has translation MFDALPSLIENLPAYLGGHMRLSVAAILTALIVSLPVGIVAARNPVIGRPALGVASVLQTIPALALLALMVPLLGGMIGFLPAFIALTLYGVLPILRNTIVGLQGVDVTVREAARGVGMSPAQSLMQVELPLAAPAIIAGIRTATVWVVGAATLATPVGATSLGNYIFSGLQTRTWAAVIFGCLCSAGLALLLDQLIAAFERALKSGERRGAIGAALATVLVPALALGAASVINSTPNDRAGAEMARAESGLSDQPVVVGAKSFTEQYILAEVIESRLRAAGAQTERRDNLGSTVVFDALRSGEIDVYVDYTGTLWANAMGEDAPIGRHLMNAAVTSWLYDNAGIVSLGRLGFENAYGFAVTRTFADANELETISDLARLSSLSIGADPEFFARPEWERTRSLYGLEGVEQRSMDSTFMYDAVQNGAVDVITAYTSDGRVLAYDLVVLEDPLGALPPYDAVILLSAEAAQRPAIARALAPLLGAIDADLMRQANAVVEVERRPVSEAAQLILDAVEP, from the coding sequence ATGTTTGACGCTCTACCCAGCCTGATTGAAAACCTGCCCGCCTATCTGGGCGGCCATATGCGCCTGTCTGTCGCTGCGATCCTGACGGCGCTTATCGTGTCCTTGCCGGTGGGAATCGTCGCGGCGCGCAATCCCGTCATCGGCCGTCCGGCGCTGGGCGTGGCGAGCGTGCTGCAAACCATTCCCGCGCTCGCTCTGTTGGCGCTGATGGTGCCGTTGCTGGGCGGGATGATCGGGTTTTTGCCCGCTTTCATTGCGCTGACGCTGTATGGCGTGCTGCCGATTTTGCGCAACACCATTGTCGGGCTTCAGGGCGTGGACGTCACAGTCCGTGAAGCGGCGCGGGGCGTCGGGATGTCGCCGGCGCAAAGCCTGATGCAGGTCGAGCTGCCGCTGGCGGCGCCGGCCATCATTGCGGGAATCCGCACCGCGACGGTCTGGGTTGTCGGCGCGGCGACCCTGGCGACGCCGGTGGGGGCAACCAGCCTGGGCAATTACATTTTCTCCGGCCTGCAGACACGCACCTGGGCGGCGGTCATTTTCGGCTGTCTGTGCTCGGCGGGCTTGGCCCTGTTGCTGGACCAGCTGATCGCGGCCTTCGAACGTGCGTTGAAATCGGGGGAGCGTCGCGGCGCGATCGGGGCGGCGCTCGCCACGGTTCTCGTTCCGGCTTTGGCCCTCGGCGCCGCCAGTGTCATCAACAGCACTCCCAATGACAGAGCGGGCGCAGAGATGGCGCGCGCTGAAAGCGGGCTCAGCGACCAGCCCGTCGTGGTGGGCGCGAAAAGCTTCACCGAGCAATACATCCTCGCCGAAGTCATCGAATCCCGGCTCCGCGCGGCGGGCGCCCAGACGGAACGCCGTGACAATCTGGGCTCCACAGTGGTGTTTGACGCGCTGCGCTCGGGTGAGATCGACGTCTATGTGGATTACACTGGCACGCTGTGGGCCAACGCCATGGGCGAGGATGCGCCCATAGGCCGGCATCTGATGAACGCAGCAGTGACGAGCTGGCTGTATGACAATGCGGGAATCGTCTCGCTGGGGCGGCTGGGATTTGAGAACGCCTATGGATTCGCCGTCACCCGCACGTTTGCGGACGCGAATGAACTTGAAACGATTTCAGATTTGGCCCGCTTGTCATCGCTGTCGATCGGGGCCGACCCTGAGTTTTTCGCACGCCCTGAATGGGAGCGCACGCGTAGCCTTTACGGTCTGGAGGGCGTCGAGCAACGCAGCATGGATTCCACCTTCATGTATGACGCGGTTCAGAACGGGGCGGTTGACGTGATTACCGCCTATACGTCTGACGGACGTGTGCTGGCGTATGACCTGGTCGTGCTTGAGGACCCGCTTGGCGCGCTGCCGCCTTATGACGCTGTGATCCTGCTGTCAGCCGAAGCGGCGCAGCGTCCCGCGATCGCCCGCGCACTGGCGCCGCTCCTGGGCGCAATCGATGCGGATTTGATGCGGCAGGCCAACGCCGTTGTGGAAGTCGAGCGTCGACCTGTGAGCGAGGCCGCTCAGCTGATCCTGGACGCTGTTGAGCCCTGA
- a CDS encoding PhoH family protein, whose translation MGRRATKRRQAGQFNADSYEEEKVRSLFPGTSWSPDDKEPMRDQSYTKNVKPRSKNQAELMESIDSHNLVMALGPAGTGKTYLAVAKGVEALENGEVGRIVLSRPAVEAGESIGFLPGAMEEKLAPYLRPLYDALADRLSPKRLKALMAEGLIEIAPIGYMRGRTLNNAFVVVDEAQNCTYAQLKMLLTRLGWNSTMVVTGDPAQTDLLPEMSGLATIADKLEEVDHIGIIRLQQEDIVRHPLVASMLTVL comes from the coding sequence ATGGGCAGACGAGCCACCAAACGCCGCCAAGCCGGACAATTCAATGCTGACTCCTACGAGGAAGAGAAAGTTCGCTCGCTCTTTCCTGGAACCAGCTGGTCCCCGGACGACAAGGAGCCGATGCGCGACCAGAGCTATACCAAGAACGTCAAGCCGCGCTCTAAGAATCAGGCCGAGCTCATGGAATCCATTGATTCCCACAATCTGGTGATGGCTCTGGGCCCGGCGGGGACGGGCAAGACCTATCTCGCCGTCGCCAAGGGCGTGGAAGCGCTGGAAAACGGCGAAGTGGGCCGCATCGTCCTGTCGCGTCCTGCCGTGGAGGCAGGCGAATCGATCGGCTTCCTGCCCGGCGCCATGGAAGAGAAACTCGCCCCCTATCTGCGTCCGCTCTATGACGCGCTGGCGGACCGGCTGAGCCCCAAACGCCTGAAAGCGCTGATGGCGGAAGGCCTGATCGAGATCGCCCCGATCGGCTATATGCGCGGCCGCACCCTCAACAACGCTTTCGTGGTGGTCGATGAGGCGCAGAACTGCACCTACGCACAGCTCAAAATGCTGCTGACGCGCCTTGGGTGGAATTCCACCATGGTTGTCACCGGCGACCCGGCGCAAACCGACCTGTTGCCCGAGATGTCAGGGCTCGCAACCATCGCAGACAAGCTCGAAGAAGTTGATCATATCGGGATCATCCGGCTCCAGCAGGAAGACATCGTCCGTCACCCGCTGGTCGCCAGCATGCTGACCGTTCTGTAA
- a CDS encoding gamma carbonic anhydrase family protein, translating into MTLYSLDDVSPEISDDGAWVAPDAALIGRVKLLPRASVWFGAVLRGDNELITIGEESNVQDGSVMHTDMGFPLTLGKGVTVGHKAMLHGCTVGDYSLIGIGATILNGAKIGKNCIIGAHALITEGKEIPDGSVVMGAPGKVVKEIGEGVAEMLKASADHYADNAARYAKGLKPVG; encoded by the coding sequence ATGACCCTGTACAGCCTGGACGATGTGAGCCCGGAGATCAGTGATGACGGCGCCTGGGTCGCCCCCGATGCGGCGTTGATCGGCCGTGTAAAACTCTTGCCCCGTGCGTCAGTCTGGTTCGGCGCCGTGCTGCGCGGCGACAATGAGCTGATCACCATCGGCGAAGAGTCCAATGTGCAGGACGGTTCGGTCATGCACACCGATATGGGCTTTCCCCTGACTTTGGGAAAAGGCGTCACCGTAGGCCACAAGGCCATGCTGCATGGCTGTACCGTGGGCGATTACTCGCTGATCGGCATCGGCGCGACGATTCTCAACGGCGCCAAGATTGGCAAGAACTGCATCATTGGCGCACACGCCCTGATCACCGAAGGCAAGGAGATCCCGGACGGATCGGTCGTGATGGGCGCGCCGGGCAAGGTGGTGAAAGAGATTGGTGAGGGGGTGGCCGAGATGCTCAAGGCCAGCGCCGATCATTACGCCGATAACGCCGCGCGCTACGCCAAGGGGCTGAAACCGGTCGGATAG
- a CDS encoding OmpP1/FadL family transporter, whose protein sequence is MLRTPPLLAHLGLAAGLALTTATPALAGGFKLSEYSVRDLGMADAGYAALADDPSTIWSNPAGLARLDGLQVQVGAHAIIGQGDFTNAGSVDVLGRPLGGTEENDLFNDAVIPNFYLSRRLNDRVVLGLGVTAPFGLATEYNQDSVTRFQSVKSALKVAEINPSLGVQVTDRLSLGFGVSAQYSEATLASHIDFSAVCLGQLSAAQCTATGFLPGRPEGYLRVTGDDWAFGWNVGALYDLTETTRIGVSYRSKVDHTLEGEADFGAPANAALFQPAFTDTPGSAELNLPAELAVSVAHQVNDQLSLNASVAYTFWDFERLVVEFDNPAQPAAGETLGYDGVARYAIGGEYRYNTRLTLRAGLAYDESPTEDEHRTTRVPDSDRTIVALGASYQLTEALQLDAGYQHLMFDDAPINHVGSTGDRVIGEYDNVADIVGLSLTWRR, encoded by the coding sequence ATGCTCCGCACTCCCCCCCTCCTCGCCCATCTGGGGCTGGCCGCCGGCCTGGCTCTGACCACCGCCACCCCGGCTCTCGCAGGCGGCTTCAAGCTGTCGGAGTATTCGGTCCGGGATCTCGGCATGGCGGACGCCGGCTATGCGGCGCTGGCTGACGATCCCTCAACGATCTGGTCCAACCCCGCAGGCCTGGCGCGTCTGGACGGCTTGCAGGTTCAGGTCGGCGCGCACGCCATTATCGGCCAGGGCGACTTCACAAATGCGGGATCCGTGGATGTGCTGGGGCGCCCGCTGGGCGGCACCGAAGAAAACGATCTGTTCAACGACGCCGTCATTCCCAATTTCTATCTCTCCCGCCGCCTGAATGATCGGGTCGTGCTGGGTCTGGGCGTGACCGCACCCTTCGGTCTGGCGACAGAATACAATCAGGATTCCGTCACCCGCTTTCAAAGCGTGAAAAGCGCGCTGAAAGTCGCCGAGATCAACCCCTCCCTCGGCGTTCAGGTCACAGACCGTTTGTCGCTGGGGTTTGGCGTATCCGCGCAATACTCCGAAGCGACCCTGGCCAGCCATATCGACTTCAGCGCAGTCTGCCTCGGCCAGCTGAGCGCAGCGCAATGCACCGCGACCGGCTTTTTGCCGGGACGCCCCGAAGGCTATTTGCGGGTCACCGGCGATGACTGGGCGTTCGGCTGGAATGTGGGCGCGCTCTATGACCTGACCGAGACCACGCGCATCGGCGTCTCTTACCGCTCCAAAGTGGATCACACTCTGGAAGGCGAGGCCGATTTCGGTGCGCCGGCGAACGCCGCCCTCTTCCAGCCCGCCTTTACCGACACGCCTGGCTCGGCTGAACTCAACCTGCCGGCGGAGCTGGCGGTCAGCGTGGCGCACCAGGTCAATGACCAGCTCTCGCTGAACGCGTCCGTGGCCTACACCTTCTGGGATTTCGAGCGCCTGGTGGTCGAATTTGACAACCCCGCCCAACCGGCAGCAGGCGAGACCCTGGGCTATGACGGCGTGGCGCGCTACGCCATTGGCGGCGAGTATCGCTATAATACGCGTCTGACCTTGCGCGCGGGCCTGGCCTATGACGAAAGCCCGACCGAAGACGAACACCGCACGACGCGCGTGCCCGATTCAGATCGAACCATCGTCGCGCTCGGCGCTTCGTATCAGTTGACGGAAGCCCTGCAGCTCGACGCCGGCTATCAGCACCTGATGTTTGATGACGCGCCGATCAATCATGTGGGTTCCACCGGTGACCGCGTGATCGGCGAGTACGACAATGTCGCCGATATTGTCGGCCTGTCCCTGACCTGGCGCCGCTAG
- a CDS encoding DUF4339 domain-containing protein, translating to MPRDDGIAMSWFVKVEGRVYGPYTGAQMRAFVGEGRVAAHSTVSEQRDGEFRDARDVPQLKAWLDEARRAPGERRPAPSDARTSNFVIVADLNSDSRGGFEAALKDFGDVEAITPGVWLLRGAASAAHLRNELSHLLARDDKLLVVDASRDRSAWFNLGRTADQRIRDLWGRRD from the coding sequence ATGCCGCGCGACGACGGAATCGCCATGTCCTGGTTTGTGAAAGTGGAAGGCCGTGTGTACGGGCCTTACACCGGAGCGCAGATGCGCGCCTTCGTCGGCGAAGGCCGCGTAGCTGCGCATTCCACCGTATCAGAACAACGCGATGGTGAATTTCGCGATGCCCGCGACGTGCCGCAGCTCAAAGCCTGGCTGGATGAAGCCCGGCGCGCGCCGGGCGAACGCCGCCCCGCGCCCAGCGACGCCCGCACCTCCAATTTCGTCATCGTCGCCGACCTCAACTCTGACAGCCGCGGCGGGTTTGAAGCCGCGCTCAAGGATTTCGGGGATGTGGAAGCCATTACGCCCGGTGTCTGGTTGCTGCGCGGCGCTGCAAGCGCGGCACATTTGCGAAATGAGCTGAGCCATTTGCTGGCGCGTGATGACAAACTGCTTGTGGTGGACGCCTCGCGCGACCGCAGCGCCTGGTTCAATCTGGGCCGCACGGCGGATCAACGCATCCGCGACCTGTGGGGTCGCCGCGACTGA